Proteins encoded by one window of Gammaproteobacteria bacterium:
- a CDS encoding DUF937 domain-containing protein yields the protein MSFFDSIGKGIIGQLTGDREQNSLIGAAAHLITSDNVGGLSGLAQLFNKQGHGDTIASWISAGENRPISPQELQTVLGEDRLRQIANAAGLSEPDASRGLANVLLQLVDKLTPDSKLPESDKANDALAQLVSRFLRH from the coding sequence ATGAGTTTCTTCGACAGCATCGGCAAAGGCATCATCGGCCAGCTGACCGGCGACAGAGAACAGAACAGCTTGATCGGTGCCGCCGCGCATTTGATCACCAGTGACAACGTCGGCGGCTTGAGCGGCCTGGCGCAGCTGTTCAACAAGCAGGGCCACGGCGACACCATCGCTTCGTGGATTTCCGCCGGCGAAAATCGGCCGATCTCACCACAAGAGTTGCAGACCGTGCTCGGCGAAGATCGCCTACGGCAAATCGCTAACGCCGCCGGCCTGTCCGAACCCGACGCCTCGCGCGGTCTGGCAAACGTGTTGCTGCAGCTGGTCGACAAGCTAACGCCCGACAGCAAGCTCCCGGAAAGCGACAAAGCCAACGACGCGCTAGCGCAACTCGTCAGTCGTTTCCTCCGCCATTGA
- a CDS encoding thermonuclease family protein, whose amino-acid sequence MKLTASFLLLLLSASSYAANFAGTVVRVTDGDILVVQDDSTHGQVRVRLAGIEAPKRGQAFSDASRRSLGLLAVGQTVAVQWQKRDHNNRIIGKVLAGSRDLGMHQLYTGRAWYSEPNQSELSADDQRAYQEAEESARTKQIGLWQDPAPVPPWKYHKRR is encoded by the coding sequence ATGAAACTCACCGCCAGCTTTCTTCTACTGCTGCTGTCAGCGAGCAGCTATGCCGCTAATTTCGCCGGCACGGTTGTTCGCGTCACCGACGGCGATATCTTGGTCGTGCAAGACGACTCGACACACGGCCAAGTTCGCGTGCGACTCGCCGGCATCGAGGCGCCGAAGCGCGGTCAGGCATTCAGCGATGCATCGCGCCGATCCTTAGGGCTGCTCGCCGTCGGCCAAACAGTCGCCGTCCAATGGCAAAAGCGCGACCACAACAACCGGATCATCGGCAAGGTGCTGGCTGGTAGCCGCGATCTCGGTATGCACCAGTTGTATACCGGCCGCGCTTGGTATTCCGAGCCGAATCAATCGGAGTTGTCGGCCGATGATCAGCGCGCTTATCAAGAAGCCGAAGAGTCGGCACGCACCAAACAGATCGGCCTGTGGCAGGATCCGGCACCGGTGCCGCCGTGGAAATATCACAAGCGTCGTTGA
- a CDS encoding DUF3014 domain-containing protein — MKKFVPAILVIVLIGACAGLYYYWIHGEQRAAPPPALPAAAPAPAPAPPIRYPIKTAEPEQAKPLPPLMESDAAVQETLAGFVDKNSLARFVYLDSIVRRFVVTIDNLTHESVPQRYYLAKPAEGKFVVSGKRDSGITLSPENYRRYSAYIQLAESVDTKKLIAAYVYFYPLFQEEYKNLGDPKRYFNDRVVEVIDDLLAAPDVKQPVKLVQPKVFYEFADPKLEGLSAGKKIMLRMGSDNAARVKAKLQEIRREITSLSR; from the coding sequence ATGAAGAAATTTGTGCCGGCTATTCTCGTCATCGTCTTGATCGGCGCCTGCGCCGGTTTGTATTACTACTGGATCCATGGCGAGCAGCGAGCCGCGCCGCCGCCGGCACTGCCAGCCGCTGCACCCGCGCCGGCGCCCGCGCCGCCGATTCGTTATCCGATCAAAACCGCCGAGCCCGAGCAGGCCAAGCCGTTGCCGCCGTTGATGGAAAGCGACGCTGCCGTGCAGGAAACGCTGGCCGGCTTTGTCGATAAAAATTCGCTCGCCCGCTTCGTGTATCTCGACAGTATCGTCCGCCGATTTGTCGTAACGATCGACAACCTGACGCACGAGAGTGTGCCGCAGCGTTACTACTTGGCGAAGCCGGCCGAGGGTAAATTCGTCGTTAGCGGTAAGCGCGACAGCGGCATCACTCTCAGCCCGGAAAATTATCGACGCTATAGCGCCTATATCCAGCTGGCGGAATCGGTCGATACCAAGAAGCTGATCGCGGCGTATGTGTATTTCTATCCGTTGTTTCAGGAAGAGTACAAAAACCTGGGTGATCCGAAGCGCTACTTCAACGATCGCGTGGTCGAAGTGATCGACGATCTGTTGGCCGCGCCCGATGTCAAACAACCGGTAAAGCTCGTGCAGCCCAAGGTGTTTTACGAATTCGCCGATCCCAAGCTCGAAGGACTCTCGGCCGGCAAGAAGATTATGCTCCGCATGGGCAGCGATAATGCCGCCCGCGTTAAGGCGAAGTTACAGGAGATCCGCCGCGAGATCACTTCGCTAAGCCGATGA
- a CDS encoding response regulator, protein MPDMDGYEVVRRIRQESAPQEIVVIALSGWGQKEDHRRASEAGFDYHLVKPVDPRILEEVLAQAAAREPATS, encoded by the coding sequence ATGCCGGATATGGATGGTTACGAAGTGGTGCGTCGAATCCGCCAGGAATCGGCACCGCAAGAAATCGTGGTCATCGCGTTATCCGGCTGGGGCCAAAAAGAAGATCATCGTCGTGCCAGCGAGGCTGGCTTCGACTACCATCTGGTTAAGCCGGTGGACCCGCGCATTCTCGAAGAGGTACTGGCGCAAGCCGCCGCGCGTGAGCCGGCGACGTCGTGA
- a CDS encoding GAF domain-containing protein, with protein sequence MIAVTGKSRDELLGESIWKVFPDLIGTAFERDLRDAVAKQKPATFEFFYPSWSRWFEIHAYPSATGVVLLIADITERKRAELEFAALSKHLAADLADMQRLHEISICLVRQDDSRALFEQILDASIAIMGADLGNLKMYDLLSGHLRITTHRGFDQAFVDYFASVPMQRTSCGMALYRGERIIIDDLTRSPISLDPELLELMLRVGARAMQSTPLRSRSGKLLGVLSTHFRVPHRPDDRQLRLLDLLARQAADLIERTQVEEALQQAHRRKDDFWQRWRTSCVIRSRRSAIRCMSCA encoded by the coding sequence TTGATCGCCGTCACCGGCAAGTCGCGCGACGAGTTGCTTGGCGAAAGTATCTGGAAGGTATTCCCCGATCTCATCGGCACCGCCTTCGAGCGCGATTTGCGCGATGCTGTGGCCAAGCAAAAGCCGGCAACGTTCGAATTTTTCTATCCGAGTTGGAGTCGATGGTTCGAGATCCACGCCTATCCGTCAGCCACCGGCGTGGTATTGCTGATCGCCGACATCACCGAGCGCAAGCGTGCCGAGTTGGAGTTTGCCGCGCTTAGCAAGCACCTCGCGGCCGATCTCGCCGATATGCAGCGGTTGCATGAAATCAGTATTTGTCTGGTGCGCCAAGACGATTCGCGCGCATTGTTCGAGCAGATTCTCGATGCGTCGATCGCCATCATGGGCGCCGACCTGGGAAACCTGAAGATGTACGATCTGCTGTCGGGACATTTGCGAATTACTACGCATCGCGGTTTCGATCAGGCATTCGTCGATTATTTTGCGTCGGTCCCAATGCAGCGCACTAGCTGCGGTATGGCACTGTATCGAGGCGAGCGCATCATCATCGACGACTTGACGCGGAGCCCGATTTCTCTCGACCCAGAGCTGCTCGAGCTGATGTTGCGGGTAGGGGCGCGTGCTATGCAATCGACGCCGTTGCGGAGTCGATCGGGCAAATTGCTGGGCGTATTGTCGACCCATTTTCGGGTACCGCATCGACCCGACGATCGCCAATTGCGGCTGCTCGATTTGTTAGCGCGGCAGGCGGCAGATTTAATCGAGCGCACGCAGGTGGAGGAGGCATTGCAACAGGCGCATCGGCGTAAGGACGATTTCTGGCAACGCTGGCGCACGAGTTGCGTAATCCGCTCACGCCGATCCGCAATTCGCTGTATGTCCTGCGCTTAA
- a CDS encoding hemin receptor, producing MTPETVRLVQDSFSKVVPIAPQAGALFYKNLFSIDPNLKSMFKGDINAQGEKLMQLLGTAVNQLNDLDRLVPILQDLGKRHAQYGVQDSHYETVGAALLITLAQGLGDAFTAPVKNAWTDVYGVMARTMKDAADDHSGASG from the coding sequence GTGACACCGGAAACTGTAAGGCTCGTGCAGGATAGCTTTTCGAAGGTCGTCCCCATCGCCCCGCAAGCGGGAGCGCTTTTTTATAAAAATTTGTTCAGCATCGACCCGAACTTGAAGTCGATGTTCAAAGGCGATATCAACGCGCAGGGCGAGAAGTTAATGCAGTTGCTTGGCACCGCCGTTAACCAACTCAACGATCTCGATCGACTCGTTCCAATCTTGCAAGATTTAGGGAAGCGCCATGCGCAGTACGGTGTTCAGGATTCTCACTACGAAACCGTCGGCGCCGCATTATTGATCACATTGGCCCAAGGGCTGGGCGATGCATTTACGGCGCCGGTCAAAAATGCCTGGACCGACGTTTATGGGGTGATGGCGCGGACGATGAAAGACGCGGCCGACGATCATTCCGGTGCATCGGGGTAA
- a CDS encoding DUF4139 domain-containing protein, translating into MLLKKSRVTAAVALALYSLCATALEERRSTLTDQQSVAITIYNEDLALVKDTRKLTLDTGVNQLALREVSALLRPETAQLRSLSHPGAFTLLEQNFDFDLLTPMKLLEKYVGRNVRIVKTHPTTGAETIETAQVLSVNDGVVLKIGDRIETGVPGRIVYDEVPKNLRDRPTLVTLLQNTQAGEQTLELSYLSGGLAWRADYVAELNSNDTALDLNGWVTLTNKSGTAYPNARLQLVAGEVNRVREEFRLATAKTTGVAMEADAPAPQMQQEQLFEYHLYTMNRPTTIADNQTKQVALLSAGNVPVTKELLLQGNDYYYLSSVGQIGQKLKVGVYVEFDNREAAHLGMPMPRGVVRVYKKDSAGNAQFVGEDQIDHTPKNEKVRLRLGEAFDITADKKQTDFRRRERSNPTSYVYESAYEIVLKNGKSDAVSVTVREPVPGEWKMLEESQRHTKVAAGTAEWHVNVPANGQTTLRYRVLVRH; encoded by the coding sequence ATGCTATTGAAGAAATCGCGTGTCACGGCCGCCGTCGCCTTGGCGCTTTACTCCTTGTGTGCGACCGCACTCGAGGAGCGCCGCAGCACCCTGACCGACCAGCAATCGGTGGCAATAACGATTTATAACGAGGACCTGGCGCTAGTGAAAGATACGCGCAAGTTGACGCTCGATACCGGCGTCAACCAGCTGGCACTACGTGAGGTCAGCGCGCTGTTGCGGCCGGAGACGGCGCAGTTGCGCAGCCTGTCGCACCCCGGGGCGTTCACTCTGTTAGAGCAAAACTTCGATTTCGATTTGCTGACACCGATGAAGTTGTTGGAAAAATACGTCGGCCGCAACGTGCGCATCGTCAAAACCCACCCGACCACGGGTGCGGAAACGATCGAGACGGCGCAGGTGTTGAGCGTGAACGACGGCGTCGTCCTCAAGATCGGCGACCGCATCGAGACCGGCGTGCCGGGGCGCATCGTCTACGATGAAGTGCCGAAAAATCTGCGCGACCGGCCGACACTAGTAACGCTGTTACAAAACACACAAGCCGGCGAACAGACGCTGGAACTGTCGTACCTCAGTGGCGGCTTGGCGTGGCGCGCTGACTATGTCGCCGAGCTCAACAGCAACGACACGGCACTCGATCTAAACGGTTGGGTCACGCTGACTAACAAAAGCGGCACGGCCTATCCGAATGCACGTCTGCAGTTGGTCGCCGGTGAAGTGAATCGCGTACGCGAAGAATTCCGGCTGGCAACAGCCAAGACCACGGGTGTCGCCATGGAAGCCGACGCACCGGCGCCACAGATGCAGCAAGAGCAATTGTTCGAGTACCACCTGTACACGATGAACCGGCCGACGACGATCGCCGACAATCAAACGAAACAAGTAGCGCTGCTGAGCGCCGGCAACGTACCGGTGACAAAAGAGCTGTTGCTGCAAGGAAATGATTACTACTACCTGTCGAGCGTCGGTCAGATCGGCCAAAAGCTGAAGGTCGGCGTGTATGTCGAATTCGACAACCGCGAAGCGGCGCACCTCGGCATGCCGATGCCACGCGGCGTCGTGCGGGTGTACAAAAAGGACAGCGCCGGTAACGCGCAGTTCGTCGGCGAAGATCAAATCGATCACACACCAAAGAACGAGAAGGTACGGCTACGCCTCGGCGAAGCGTTCGACATCACCGCCGACAAGAAACAAACCGATTTTCGCCGGCGCGAACGTTCCAACCCGACGAGCTACGTATACGAAAGCGCCTACGAGATCGTGCTGAAGAACGGCAAGAGCGACGCGGTCAGCGTCACCGTGCGCGAGCCGGTGCCGGGCGAGTGGAAAATGCTGGAGGAGTCACAACGACATACGAAGGTGGCGGCAGGTACGGCCGAATGGCACGTAAACGTACCAGCGAATGGGCAGACGACGCTGCGGTATCGAGTGTTGGTACGACACTAA
- a CDS encoding EAL domain-containing protein — MGRSTAGLRARLLLLVLFAVIPAFGVIGYTAIAQRQHATQDAEKEAVNLMRLAAREQGRLIELTRQLLIGMSQMPALRQPAYGSPRCSETLRQLQKSYPYYTNLGVADLNGDLMCTSRKLARKINIADRSYFRRTVQSREFGIGDYQIGRVTGQPAINFGYPIVDTNGNVVDIVYAALDLNWLQQLVAGVELPAGSAMVVVDSNGTVLTRYPDAERWMGKSMVDAPLVKAILTQQRAGVTLLDGLDGVPRLQMFAPLYESGLDKVYICIGIPPAVAYARADEDFSRSLVLLFVVGVLAIVAAWVGSDVFILRRVYALTDAARRLAKGDLSARSGLPHGTEELGQLARTFDDMATALQRVNRALKTLSEGNRTVVRATDERALLAEMCRIIVKVGGYRFAWIGLAEHDSRKTVRLMAEFGFEGGSKALSEAIGRVSWADDERGRGPAGMVIRTGEPYIGRNILTDPNYAPWRELALRVGYGSCVAFPLNVDDEPIGALSIYSSEPDAFDAEELELLEEAARDLAFGMSVLRARSQHDEANATITRMAYFDSVTGLPNHARFEEHLRHELPEAGGQMLALYVMDLNHLREINDALGFHQGDLLLKQVGARIRGALKENVLLARMRGDEFGTLVPVRDQEHAAEVGQQILDALRAPFAISGLNLDVSAAIGISLFPDHSSEPMLLIRYADVAMQQAKRMGQGYVFYAPEQHKDGTRQLSMAAELRRAIEHSELTLFYQPKINMRDNSVCGAEALVRWMHPSRGMIPPDDFIGLAEHTGLIKPLTDWVIGAALRQSVAWRESGMPLPIAVNISARTLHDKELIYLIDQQCAAWRADPEWLEIEITEGAVMFDPEAALAILKRISGMGIPLFIDDFGTGYSSLSYLKKLPVDAVKIDKSFVMDMLTNNDSAAIVRSTVGLAHDLDLKVVAEGIESEAVWQQLAALGCDTAQGYYISKPLPADKFKDWMEQRVQTLNVGARAGSKV, encoded by the coding sequence ATGGGGCGTTCGACTGCCGGCCTACGGGCGCGGCTGCTGCTGTTGGTGCTATTCGCCGTGATTCCGGCATTCGGCGTCATTGGCTATACCGCCATCGCGCAGCGCCAGCACGCGACCCAGGATGCAGAAAAAGAGGCAGTCAATCTGATGCGCCTGGCCGCTCGCGAGCAGGGCCGGTTGATCGAATTGACTCGCCAGCTGCTGATCGGTATGTCGCAGATGCCGGCGTTGCGACAACCGGCGTACGGCAGTCCGCGTTGTTCCGAAACGCTGCGGCAGCTGCAGAAATCTTATCCTTACTATACGAATCTTGGCGTCGCCGATTTGAACGGCGACCTCATGTGCACATCACGTAAGCTTGCGCGCAAGATCAACATCGCCGATCGCAGTTATTTCCGCCGCACCGTGCAATCGCGTGAATTCGGTATCGGCGATTATCAAATTGGCCGCGTGACTGGCCAGCCGGCGATTAATTTCGGTTATCCGATCGTCGACACTAACGGTAACGTGGTCGATATTGTTTACGCCGCACTCGACTTGAACTGGTTGCAGCAGCTCGTTGCCGGTGTCGAGCTACCTGCCGGCTCGGCCATGGTAGTCGTCGATAGCAACGGTACGGTGCTGACGCGTTATCCCGACGCCGAAAGATGGATGGGAAAGTCGATGGTCGATGCGCCGCTGGTGAAAGCGATCCTGACGCAGCAGCGCGCCGGTGTGACCCTGCTCGACGGCTTGGACGGTGTACCACGGTTGCAAATGTTTGCACCGTTGTACGAGAGCGGATTGGATAAAGTTTATATCTGCATCGGTATTCCACCGGCGGTGGCATATGCCAGGGCCGATGAAGACTTCAGCCGCAGCTTGGTGTTGTTGTTCGTGGTCGGGGTGCTGGCGATTGTAGCGGCGTGGGTGGGAAGTGATGTTTTTATTCTGCGGCGCGTATATGCACTGACCGATGCCGCGCGTCGATTGGCGAAAGGCGATCTAAGCGCTCGTTCCGGATTGCCGCACGGTACCGAAGAGCTCGGCCAACTGGCGCGCACGTTCGACGACATGGCGACGGCATTGCAGCGCGTCAATCGCGCGCTCAAGACATTGAGCGAAGGCAATCGCACCGTCGTACGCGCCACCGACGAGCGCGCGCTGTTGGCGGAGATGTGCCGCATCATCGTTAAGGTCGGCGGTTACCGATTCGCCTGGATCGGCTTGGCCGAGCACGATTCGCGCAAGACCGTGCGGTTGATGGCGGAGTTCGGTTTCGAGGGCGGTAGCAAGGCGCTATCGGAAGCGATCGGACGCGTGAGCTGGGCCGACGACGAACGCGGTCGCGGACCGGCCGGCATGGTGATCCGCACCGGCGAGCCTTATATCGGCCGCAATATCCTAACGGATCCTAACTATGCGCCGTGGCGCGAGCTGGCACTCCGCGTCGGCTATGGTTCTTGCGTCGCTTTTCCGCTCAATGTCGATGACGAGCCAATCGGTGCCTTGTCGATTTATTCGAGCGAGCCCGACGCGTTCGATGCCGAAGAGTTGGAGCTGCTCGAAGAGGCGGCGCGCGACCTGGCGTTCGGTATGTCGGTGTTGCGGGCTCGCAGCCAACACGATGAAGCGAACGCAACGATCACGCGCATGGCGTATTTCGACAGTGTCACCGGCTTGCCGAACCATGCACGCTTCGAAGAGCACTTGCGGCATGAGTTGCCCGAGGCCGGCGGGCAGATGTTGGCGTTGTACGTCATGGACCTAAACCACCTGCGCGAGATCAACGACGCTCTGGGTTTCCATCAAGGCGACTTGTTACTGAAGCAAGTCGGCGCTCGCATTCGCGGCGCGCTCAAAGAAAACGTGTTACTGGCGCGCATGCGCGGCGACGAATTCGGTACGCTCGTGCCGGTACGCGACCAGGAACATGCGGCCGAGGTCGGCCAACAAATCCTCGACGCGCTGCGTGCACCGTTTGCCATCAGCGGTCTCAATCTCGATGTCAGTGCCGCCATCGGTATTTCGTTGTTCCCGGATCATAGTTCTGAGCCGATGCTGCTGATTCGTTATGCCGACGTTGCCATGCAACAGGCGAAACGGATGGGGCAGGGCTACGTGTTTTATGCACCCGAGCAACACAAAGACGGCACGCGCCAATTGTCGATGGCCGCCGAATTGCGGCGTGCAATCGAGCACAGCGAGCTGACGTTGTTCTATCAGCCAAAGATCAATATGCGCGACAACAGCGTCTGCGGCGCCGAAGCATTGGTGCGCTGGATGCATCCGAGCCGCGGCATGATTCCACCGGATGACTTTATCGGCCTCGCCGAGCACACCGGCCTGATCAAGCCGCTCACCGATTGGGTGATCGGCGCGGCCTTGCGGCAGTCGGTCGCCTGGCGCGAAAGCGGTATGCCACTACCGATCGCGGTCAACATCTCGGCACGGACGCTGCACGACAAAGAGCTGATATACCTTATCGACCAGCAATGCGCCGCTTGGCGCGCCGACCCGGAATGGCTCGAAATCGAGATCACCGAAGGCGCCGTCATGTTCGATCCGGAGGCGGCGCTGGCGATCTTGAAGCGTATCAGCGGCATGGGAATCCCGCTGTTCATCGACGATTTCGGCACCGGCTATTCGTCGCTCAGCTATTTGAAAAAGCTGCCGGTCGACGCCGTGAAGATCGACAAATCGTTTGTCATGGACATGCTGACCAACAACGACTCCGCCGCCATCGTCCGCTCGACCGTCGGTTTGGCGCACGATCTCGACCTCAAAGTCGTCGCCGAAGGTATCGAGAGCGAAGCAGTCTGGCAGCAGTTGGCGGCGCTTGGTTGCGATACGGCCCAGGGTTATTACATTAGCAAGCCGTTGCCGGCGGACAAGTTTAAAGATTGGATGGAACAGCGCGTGCAAACGTTAAATGTTGGGGCACGCGCCGGTTCAAAAGTGTAA
- a CDS encoding SemiSWEET transporter, whose product MEFTNLLGLAAGTLTTVAFVPQVVQTWRTRSARDVSLGMFCLFSSGVVLWLIYGIFIDSWPIIAANTVTLGLSLAILYFKLRFG is encoded by the coding sequence GTGGAATTTACCAATCTGCTCGGTCTTGCCGCCGGTACTCTCACGACCGTCGCCTTTGTCCCGCAAGTCGTCCAAACCTGGCGCACGCGCTCGGCGCGCGATGTTTCGCTCGGTATGTTTTGTTTGTTCAGTTCGGGCGTCGTGCTTTGGCTGATTTACGGAATCTTCATAGACTCTTGGCCGATCATTGCCGCCAATACGGTTACCCTCGGTCTGTCGCTCGCCATCCTGTATTTCAAGCTGCGTTTTGGTTAA
- the nadA gene encoding quinolinate synthase NadA, which yields MNAAGLKISIPTIVVPDTDEVLACAPQLSDSERDQLRDHIKRLLKAQDAVLIAHYYVDAEIQRLAEDTGGHVSDSLDMARFGNQHPATTLVVAGVRFMGETAKILNPEKRVLMPVLEAECSLDLSCPPEQFAPFCDAHPDRTVVVYSNTSAAVKARADYVVTSSIAVKLVEHLRDQGKKILWAPDKHLGAYIQKTTGADMVLWPGACVVHDKFKAQELADLKKQHPDAAVLVHPESPAGVIALADAVGSTSQLIDAVKKLPNQKFIVATDSGIFYKMQQAAPGKLLLEAPAAGKGATCKSCAHCPWMAMDNLQTVAHVLETGANEIRVDEQIRQRALRATQRMLDFAKRLNSRVDDDA from the coding sequence ATGAATGCTGCCGGCCTTAAGATTTCCATTCCCACTATCGTCGTCCCCGATACCGATGAGGTATTGGCATGTGCGCCCCAGCTGAGCGACAGCGAGCGCGATCAGTTGCGCGACCATATCAAGCGTCTGCTCAAGGCGCAGGATGCCGTGCTGATTGCGCACTATTACGTCGATGCCGAGATTCAGCGGCTGGCCGAGGACACCGGCGGGCACGTATCCGACTCGCTCGACATGGCCCGATTCGGCAATCAGCATCCGGCGACGACGTTGGTCGTCGCCGGCGTGCGCTTCATGGGCGAGACCGCCAAGATCCTCAATCCGGAAAAGCGCGTGCTCATGCCGGTGCTCGAGGCCGAGTGCTCGCTCGACTTGAGCTGTCCGCCTGAACAGTTCGCCCCGTTCTGCGATGCGCACCCCGACCGCACTGTCGTGGTTTATTCCAATACCAGCGCCGCCGTGAAGGCGCGCGCGGATTACGTCGTGACGTCGTCGATCGCCGTCAAGCTGGTCGAGCATCTGCGCGATCAAGGTAAGAAAATTCTGTGGGCACCTGATAAACATCTCGGCGCTTATATTCAGAAGACCACCGGCGCCGATATGGTGCTCTGGCCCGGTGCCTGTGTCGTGCACGACAAGTTCAAGGCGCAAGAATTGGCCGATTTGAAAAAGCAGCATCCAGATGCGGCGGTGTTGGTGCATCCGGAATCGCCGGCCGGTGTGATCGCGCTCGCCGATGCCGTCGGTTCGACCAGCCAGTTGATCGATGCAGTAAAGAAACTGCCGAACCAGAAGTTCATTGTCGCCACCGACAGCGGCATCTTTTATAAGATGCAGCAGGCGGCACCGGGCAAGTTGCTGCTCGAAGCGCCGGCTGCCGGCAAGGGCGCAACGTGCAAGAGTTGTGCGCATTGTCCGTGGATGGCGATGGACAACCTACAGACCGTGGCGCACGTGCTTGAAACCGGCGCCAACGAGATTCGTGTCGATGAGCAGATCCGCCAGCGCGCGTTACGTGCTACCCAACGCATGCTCGACTTCGCCAAGCGATTGAACAGCCGCGTCGACGACGACGCCTAG
- the hemG gene encoding protoporphyrinogen oxidase gives MTRALIVGGGISGLSCAWFLRRQGVHVTVLEAEAEVGGNIRSLERDGFLIESGPNSTQYRGGALGELIQGLALDGELIDGDRRAPRYIVKDDRLLPLPLGPLAFLTTPLFSIGAKLRLLAEPFQARGQVEESIAQFVRRRLGAAFLDWAVDPFVSGVYAGDPERLSARAATARLYALEAEYGSLFLGALQCRGGAPARLISFKRGMQTLPRAIAQELGDALHVDAAVTGIARAGNGEWVARTATAEYRAERLVLALPAHRAAALMEPLAPDLARELAGIFYPPVASVALGFARAQVRHPLDGFGALLPRRAQRQTLGVIFSSSLFAGRAPVGQVLLTAFIGGAQNPSVGKRDATMLVEQVLADLRPLLGVTAAPALQHVTLWPQAIPQYELGHQQRLARIDAVLKGFPRLQLGGNWRDGVSLADSVSQAKGVAENILRGV, from the coding sequence ATGACGCGTGCACTGATCGTCGGTGGCGGTATTTCCGGTCTTTCATGCGCCTGGTTTCTCCGTCGCCAGGGCGTGCACGTCACTGTGCTCGAGGCCGAAGCTGAAGTCGGCGGCAATATTCGTTCGCTTGAGCGCGATGGCTTTCTGATCGAAAGCGGTCCGAATTCGACGCAGTATCGTGGCGGCGCGCTCGGCGAGTTGATTCAGGGGTTGGCGCTCGACGGAGAATTGATCGACGGCGATCGCCGGGCACCGCGCTATATCGTCAAAGACGATCGCTTGTTGCCGTTGCCGCTCGGACCGCTCGCGTTCCTGACTACGCCGCTGTTCAGTATCGGTGCCAAGTTACGCCTGTTGGCGGAGCCGTTTCAGGCGCGTGGCCAAGTCGAGGAATCGATCGCGCAGTTCGTGCGGCGGCGGTTGGGCGCGGCGTTTCTCGATTGGGCGGTGGATCCGTTTGTGTCGGGCGTATACGCCGGTGATCCCGAACGATTGTCGGCGCGGGCGGCGACCGCGCGTTTATATGCGCTGGAAGCGGAGTATGGCTCGCTGTTTCTCGGCGCGCTCCAGTGTCGAGGCGGTGCGCCGGCGCGGTTGATTTCGTTCAAGCGCGGCATGCAGACATTGCCGCGCGCTATTGCCCAAGAGCTGGGCGATGCTTTGCACGTCGATGCGGCGGTGACCGGTATCGCTCGTGCCGGTAATGGCGAATGGGTCGCTCGTACCGCGACCGCAGAGTATCGAGCCGAGCGGCTGGTGTTGGCGTTGCCGGCGCACCGAGCGGCGGCGTTAATGGAACCGCTGGCGCCCGATCTGGCGCGTGAGCTTGCTGGCATTTTCTATCCGCCGGTCGCTTCCGTCGCCCTTGGTTTCGCCCGCGCGCAGGTGCGCCATCCGCTCGACGGTTTCGGTGCGTTATTGCCGCGTCGAGCGCAGCGGCAAACATTGGGTGTTATTTTTTCGTCGTCGCTGTTCGCGGGGCGCGCCCCTGTCGGTCAGGTGTTGCTGACGGCTTTTATCGGTGGTGCGCAAAATCCCTCGGTCGGCAAGCGTGACGCCACGATGCTGGTCGAACAAGTGTTGGCGGATTTGCGGCCATTGCTCGGGGTAACGGCGGCGCCGGCGTTACAGCACGTCACCCTCTGGCCGCAAGCGATCCCGCAGTACGAACTGGGTCACCAGCAGCGGCTGGCGCGCATCGACGCCGTCTTAAAGGGTTTTCCGCGGCTGCAGTTGGGCGGCAATTGGCGCGACGGCGTGTCGTTGGCCGATAGTGTGAGTCAAGCTAAGGGTGTCGCCGAGAACATTCTGCGCGGTGTTTAG